A single Bufo bufo chromosome 6, aBufBuf1.1, whole genome shotgun sequence DNA region contains:
- the INA gene encoding alpha-internexin: MSFGSDHYLSSSYRKIFGDPPRSTSRLGGTSSSSRTIISGGFRSNSLSRSNVPLQSSYRRSARAGGYVSGENLDLTQSSATNNEFKIIRTNEKEQLQGLNDRFAMFIEKVHNLEQQNKVLETELIALRERQAEPSRLGELYQQELKDLRSQIEDLNNEKAQFILERDSLEDDLQKLKARYEDEIRMREETEYALKAHKKDVDDATLARLDLEKKVESLLDEISFMRKVHEEEVTELLAMIQASQVSVEMEMAKPDLTSALKDIRSQYESLAAKNLHSADEWYKSKFANLSEQATRSSEVLRANREEINDYRRQLQSKTIETESLRGTNESLERQIQEMEDRNIAETTGMQDTINQLENELRSTKGEMARHLHEYQDLLNVKMALDIEIAAYRKLLEGEETRFSTSGISIMPPNPSHSYSYQPRANISSSSRITSASSSTRKDEADAGSKTASKTPTHRGGTYEEIIEETVVSTKKIEKSEENDG, translated from the exons ATGAGTTTTGGTTCAGATCACTACCTTTCCTCCTCCTATAGGAAGATCTTTGGAGACCCTCCTAGGTCAACCAGTCGCCTTGGAGGCACCAGCTCTTCATCCAGGACAATCATTTCTGGTGGTTTCAGGTCCAATTCCTTGTCCCGCAGCAATGTCCCTCTGCAATCTTCTTACAGGAGATCTGCCCGAGCTGGTGGCTATGTGTCTGGAGAAAACTTAGACCTGACTCAAAGTTCAGCCACGAACAATGAGTTTAAAATCATCCGTACCAATGAAAAAGAGCAACTTCAAGGTCTCAATGATCGGTTTGCCATGTTCATTGAGAAGGTGCACAACCTGGAGCAACAGAACAAGGTGCTGGAAACCGAGCTGATAGCCCTAAGGGAAAGACAGGCTGAACCTTCCAGGCTTGGAGAGCTCTACCAGCAAGAGCTTAAAGATCTCAGGTCTCAGATTGAGGACCTCAACAATGAGAAGGCTCAATTCATCCTGGAGAGGGACAGCCTTGAAGATGATCTTCAGAAACTCAAGGCTAGGTATGAAGATGAGATCAGGATGAGAGAGGAGACAGAGTATGCTTTGAAAGCACATAAGAAAGATGTAGATGATGCCACCTTGGCACGTCTGGATCTGGAAAAGAAGGTGGAATCTCTTCTGGATGAGATCTCCTTTATGAGGAAAGTCCATGAAGAAGAAGTCACAGAGCTGTTGGCCATGATTCAAGCCTCTCAGGTCTCAGTAGAAATGGAGATGGCTAAGCCTGACCTGACTTCAGCTTTGAAGGATATCCGTTCTCAGTATGAGTCTCTGGCAGCCAAGAACCTGCATTCTGCTGATGAATGGTACAAGTCCAAATTTGCCAACCTCAGTGAGCAGGCAACTCGCAGCTCAGAAGTTCTCAGAGCCAACAGGGAGGAGATCAACGATTACAGAAGACAGCTCCAGTCCAAGACCATCGAGACCGAGAGCCTTCGTGGTACCAATGAGTCTTTGGAAAGGCAGATCCAGGAGATGGAAGACAGGAACATTGCAGAGACAACTGGTATGCAG GATACAATTAACCAGCTGGAAAATGAGCTGAGGAGCACAAAGGGCGAAATGGCCCGCCACCTGCATGAATATCAGGACCTGCTAAATGTCAAGATGGCACTGGACATAGAAATTGCAGCATATCG GAAATTGTTGGAGGGTGAGGAGACCAGGTTTAGCACCAGTGGAATCAGCATTATGCCTCCAAACCCATCCCACAGTTATTCTTATCAGCCTCGAGCCAATATTTCATCCTCTTCCAGAataacatcagcttcatcctCCACAAGGAAAGATGAAGCAGATGCAGGCAGCAAAACAGCCTCTAAAACACCTACCCACAGAGGAGGAACCTATGAAGAAATCATTGAAGAAACTGTTGTTTCAACCAAAAAAATAGAGAAGTCAGAAGAGAATGACGGTTGA